The Acuticoccus sediminis genome has a window encoding:
- a CDS encoding Crp/Fnr family transcriptional regulator — MIDKGILERCSLFATLSADGLRELARVSTLSNVVHPGDVLFEIGDPSDALFVVTRPRRGQGDDAPLARFEFGATAGKFIRADHVGEFGVIGDVELLLAGIGPNLPRRCTRAVAVTPLVVMRLPAQTVATLSESEHRFRRLLVREGARRLLDAMQVQVRRREVGAEIALAALLTEAAATQGTFHGNRVEFARKITQDELASELAVSRRTIAMHLSEWARAGLVTTSPLVVLDFNRLRLLANLQDVAPADVHQDVVGEIDHLLDAGDLLRARTLALSFASHLLDAPTLVFRAALTAARLGATGEAAALLERHGFGPGVTAAAVSHLVRAGIHRLNATDAWDDLDDIRPSTALERQLATDIAALLGRLEKDGCRHAATLQETQDHASRAAAAYAIAHDIARSPFAAVNRAAMTLLAGDKSTATQLARPYLEDRSLAPSYWSAATAAEALLITNETEAARCQFRAASLLPDATDGARASTRRQLRLLAPALAMDPDALVTFMPISRPAVGVGHMIRATDADAAPRADTAERIAKGVEVAFQTHNVGSLYVSLACGADIVLAEAALARGAELHVVMPFSIADFRAASVAIGDADGEEGWNNRFDACLAKAATITILCPGDVPRLGQDWYYRQTFRHCAGRALERAGHLDTEPLLVSVSGGGDRSTIASTSSGMSEWAAHGLETVVVEFPLTRPKPAGPTAGLTVSGAAVVFLYPINDLDRGAKDRFSDTLAVRFGDALLVRALKSRRTAYAIIADTVAEVRSVVERARKCAATSGVALRIICDHGGIRRGEGTIAHDHLTRLTGATDVPGAPPDITLATATYAMEATFSDRKGQTLVPVGARSDMYALSWL, encoded by the coding sequence GTGATTGACAAGGGCATTCTTGAACGCTGCTCGTTGTTCGCCACGCTGAGTGCCGACGGGCTCCGAGAGCTTGCTCGCGTATCCACGCTGAGTAATGTGGTCCACCCGGGAGACGTCCTGTTCGAGATCGGCGATCCCAGCGACGCGCTCTTCGTCGTCACGCGACCGCGGCGTGGCCAAGGCGACGACGCCCCCCTCGCTCGTTTCGAGTTCGGTGCGACCGCTGGCAAGTTCATCCGCGCTGACCATGTTGGCGAGTTCGGCGTCATCGGCGACGTCGAATTGCTTCTGGCCGGGATCGGCCCCAATCTCCCACGTCGTTGTACCAGGGCCGTCGCCGTCACGCCTCTCGTGGTGATGAGGCTGCCGGCGCAGACCGTCGCCACCCTCAGCGAGAGCGAGCACCGTTTCCGCCGCCTCCTGGTTCGCGAAGGCGCCCGACGTCTGCTGGACGCGATGCAGGTCCAAGTCCGCCGTCGCGAGGTCGGCGCCGAAATCGCCCTGGCGGCGCTGCTCACCGAGGCCGCCGCGACGCAGGGTACATTTCACGGCAACCGAGTCGAATTCGCCCGCAAGATCACCCAGGACGAGTTGGCGAGCGAGCTGGCGGTCAGCCGCCGGACCATCGCCATGCACCTCAGCGAATGGGCCCGCGCCGGCCTCGTCACGACGAGCCCGCTCGTAGTGCTGGATTTCAATCGCCTCCGCTTGCTTGCGAATCTGCAAGACGTCGCGCCGGCCGATGTGCATCAGGACGTCGTCGGCGAGATCGACCATTTGCTCGACGCAGGTGACCTCCTGCGGGCACGCACACTGGCACTCAGCTTCGCCTCGCATCTCCTCGATGCGCCGACCTTGGTGTTTCGCGCAGCACTCACCGCGGCCCGTCTAGGTGCCACCGGCGAGGCCGCTGCGCTGCTCGAACGCCACGGCTTCGGACCGGGTGTCACGGCCGCCGCCGTATCGCACCTCGTGCGCGCTGGGATCCATCGACTGAACGCCACCGACGCATGGGATGACCTCGACGACATCCGGCCGTCGACGGCGTTGGAACGCCAGCTCGCGACTGACATTGCCGCCCTTCTCGGCCGGCTGGAGAAAGACGGCTGCCGCCATGCCGCCACGCTGCAGGAAACGCAAGACCACGCGTCACGCGCCGCAGCGGCCTATGCCATCGCGCACGACATCGCCCGTTCCCCCTTTGCCGCGGTCAATAGAGCAGCCATGACGCTTCTCGCCGGCGACAAGTCGACGGCGACGCAGCTCGCCCGTCCGTACCTGGAGGATCGCTCGCTGGCACCGTCCTATTGGTCTGCCGCGACCGCCGCGGAGGCCCTCCTCATTACCAACGAGACAGAGGCCGCCCGTTGCCAGTTCCGAGCAGCGTCCTTGCTCCCGGACGCCACGGACGGCGCGCGGGCTTCGACGCGGCGCCAGCTTCGCCTGCTCGCTCCGGCGCTCGCGATGGATCCCGACGCGCTGGTGACGTTTATGCCGATCTCCCGCCCGGCGGTTGGGGTCGGGCACATGATCCGCGCGACGGACGCCGACGCAGCCCCCCGTGCCGACACCGCCGAACGTATCGCCAAAGGGGTCGAGGTCGCCTTCCAGACACACAACGTGGGGTCGCTGTATGTGTCGCTTGCCTGCGGCGCCGACATCGTACTGGCCGAAGCCGCGCTTGCCCGTGGTGCGGAGCTGCATGTGGTCATGCCGTTTTCGATCGCCGACTTTCGCGCCGCGTCAGTCGCCATCGGGGATGCAGACGGAGAGGAGGGCTGGAACAACCGTTTCGATGCATGTCTGGCGAAGGCGGCGACGATCACGATCCTATGCCCGGGCGACGTGCCACGCCTCGGCCAGGATTGGTACTATCGACAGACTTTCCGCCATTGTGCTGGCCGAGCGCTGGAACGAGCCGGCCATCTCGACACGGAACCCCTTCTGGTATCGGTCTCCGGGGGCGGCGACCGCAGTACGATCGCAAGCACTTCATCCGGAATGTCCGAATGGGCGGCCCACGGCCTGGAGACCGTCGTCGTCGAATTTCCACTGACGCGGCCGAAGCCGGCCGGGCCGACCGCCGGTCTGACAGTATCGGGCGCCGCTGTCGTCTTTCTCTACCCCATCAACGACCTCGATAGAGGTGCGAAGGACAGGTTTTCGGACACGCTGGCGGTACGGTTTGGTGACGCTCTCCTGGTTCGCGCGCTCAAGAGTCGACGAACGGCCTACGCCATTATCGCGGATACGGTGGCCGAGGTGCGTTCTGTTGTAGAGAGAGCCCGCAAGTGTGCCGCGACAAGCGGTGTGGCGTTGCGGATCATCTGTGACCACGGTGGCATACGCCGGGGGGAGGGGACGATCGCTCACGACCATCTCACTCGGCTCACCGGGGCGACGGACGTGCCGGGTGCACCACCCGATATTACACTCGCGACGGCCACCTACGCGATGGAGGCGACATTCAGCGATCGCAAGGGGCAAACGCTCGTCCCGGTCGGTGCGCGCAGCGACATGTATGCCCTGAGCTGGCTCTGA
- a CDS encoding toll/interleukin-1 receptor domain-containing protein, which produces MAYTPGYEYDVFVSYASVDDFNLIDDGDGWITELVELLDRMIRSRLGGGDNLNIYFDRHRLASNHGLSTLLDAVRQSATFFAVASSAYNQREWTQREIAEFCEQPDYTNRLFAIEYLPLLPGERYQSILETRKRLAFWERDSAFNVEQTLVRGSATYRARCTQVAQQIATQLFAMRFGSAAPSPGAPERDPATQLTRPSAALTPAAAATPAVTAPHAQAVRLVVGQTAADMEDDAERLKAFFADLGYDVTYLSEIRQGGADFKADATEAMAGATLFVLPIGTHPGRRPKDLPDGYYAAQLDVARDTATPTMVWRRPDVSGANAPVPKHGALIDDDTVIAATYPGFVNQVRYLLEAAARAISAAGKPTSGYIFINADQLDRAAAEHLQDVFVTIGQDTAVPIYDASPHELREDLIERLCDCDTLLLLYGEVGLRWVRAQLSMLSKMRPHMSARIKAVCIGPPAGKSSNLGFRSPDLQILDLNPDWQHSPILDLVNRSS; this is translated from the coding sequence ATGGCGTATACCCCAGGCTACGAGTACGACGTTTTCGTCAGTTATGCGTCCGTCGACGACTTCAATCTCATCGACGACGGTGACGGCTGGATCACGGAACTCGTCGAGCTTCTGGACAGAATGATCCGCAGCCGCCTCGGTGGCGGCGACAACCTCAACATCTACTTCGACCGTCATCGGCTTGCGAGCAATCACGGGCTCTCGACCCTGCTCGATGCCGTGCGCCAGTCGGCGACGTTCTTCGCCGTGGCGTCCAGCGCCTACAATCAACGCGAGTGGACGCAGCGGGAGATCGCCGAATTCTGCGAGCAACCGGACTACACCAACCGGCTCTTCGCGATCGAATACCTGCCGCTCCTGCCCGGCGAGCGCTACCAGTCGATCCTCGAGACGCGAAAGCGGCTCGCCTTCTGGGAGCGTGACAGCGCCTTCAACGTCGAACAGACGCTCGTCCGCGGCTCGGCTACGTACCGGGCGCGCTGCACCCAGGTGGCCCAGCAGATCGCGACGCAGCTCTTCGCCATGCGCTTCGGCAGCGCCGCCCCGTCGCCCGGCGCGCCGGAGCGCGATCCGGCGACGCAACTCACCCGGCCGTCAGCCGCCCTCACGCCCGCGGCGGCCGCGACCCCCGCGGTGACGGCGCCGCATGCGCAGGCCGTTCGCCTCGTCGTGGGGCAGACCGCCGCCGACATGGAAGACGATGCCGAACGCCTCAAGGCCTTCTTCGCGGACCTCGGCTACGACGTCACCTACCTGTCGGAGATCCGCCAGGGCGGGGCGGACTTCAAGGCCGACGCCACCGAGGCGATGGCGGGCGCGACGCTCTTCGTCCTGCCGATCGGCACCCATCCCGGCCGGCGACCGAAGGACCTGCCGGACGGCTACTACGCCGCCCAGCTCGATGTCGCGCGCGACACCGCCACCCCCACGATGGTCTGGCGGCGGCCCGACGTCTCGGGCGCGAACGCCCCGGTGCCGAAGCACGGCGCGCTCATCGACGACGATACCGTGATCGCGGCCACCTATCCGGGTTTCGTGAACCAGGTCCGGTATCTGCTGGAGGCGGCCGCTCGGGCGATATCGGCCGCCGGCAAGCCCACCTCGGGCTATATCTTCATCAACGCGGACCAGTTGGACCGGGCGGCGGCCGAGCACTTGCAGGACGTCTTCGTGACGATCGGACAGGACACCGCCGTTCCGATCTACGACGCCTCGCCGCACGAGCTGCGGGAGGATCTAATCGAGCGCCTGTGCGACTGCGACACGCTGCTTCTTCTCTACGGCGAGGTCGGCCTGCGGTGGGTGCGTGCGCAGCTGTCGATGCTGAGCAAGATGCGCCCGCACATGAGCGCGCGGATCAAGGCGGTCTGCATCGGCCCGCCCGCGGGCAAGTCCAGCAACCTCGGTTTCCGCTCGCCTGACCTTCAGATCCTCGACCTCAACCCGGACTGGCAGCACAGTCCGATCCTGGATCTCGTGAACAGGTCTTCATGA